From the Pirellulales bacterium genome, one window contains:
- a CDS encoding DNA-binding transcriptional regulator translates to MQPALPDRRIKQVAVLVETDNSWGRSVAQGVADYAAKFGPWKLLIDPRDYGHGWSLPDQWQGDGIVARISTPLQLEQIQKTGLPAVNVDDLFSDVPGMGQVLTDETARAEMALAHFRQRGFHYFGYYGPPSNEYSRTRERAFIAAVEAIGSRCFVYRPGYRAGRRISREELHNRTQRWLANLPRPMGILAVDASRGRQLAESCWLEGISVPDQAAILAGDTDEFLCQLSTPPLSSISVASQRIGHDAAAMLAEMMQGGQPPAVAVRIPPICVTGKQSTDMLAIDDQLIVRAVRFIQVHAYQGIVVEDVLREVPVSRRYLELQFKRYFGRLPAEEIRRLRLDRGRELLAQNDMSVDAVAEACGYAGATQFGVAFRKRFGMTPLGFRKHLRQGGAAASA, encoded by the coding sequence ATGCAGCCCGCTCTCCCTGATCGCCGCATCAAGCAGGTGGCCGTTCTGGTCGAGACGGACAACAGTTGGGGCCGCAGCGTCGCCCAGGGGGTGGCTGACTACGCCGCGAAGTTCGGCCCGTGGAAACTGCTGATCGATCCCCGCGACTACGGCCACGGATGGTCGCTGCCCGATCAGTGGCAAGGGGACGGCATCGTCGCCCGGATCAGCACGCCGCTGCAGCTCGAGCAGATTCAGAAAACCGGCCTGCCGGCGGTCAACGTCGACGATTTGTTCAGCGACGTTCCCGGCATGGGCCAAGTGTTGACCGACGAAACGGCTCGGGCCGAGATGGCGCTGGCTCACTTTCGCCAACGGGGGTTTCACTACTTCGGCTACTACGGCCCTCCCAGCAACGAGTACTCGCGCACCCGCGAACGGGCGTTCATTGCCGCGGTCGAAGCGATCGGGTCCCGGTGCTTCGTCTATCGCCCCGGGTATCGGGCCGGGCGACGGATCAGTCGCGAGGAGTTGCACAACCGCACCCAGCGGTGGCTAGCCAATTTGCCGCGGCCGATGGGGATTCTGGCCGTTGACGCCAGTCGCGGTCGGCAGCTCGCCGAGAGCTGCTGGCTGGAAGGGATCAGCGTTCCCGACCAAGCGGCGATCCTCGCTGGCGACACGGACGAATTTCTGTGCCAACTCAGCACGCCGCCCCTGTCGAGCATCTCGGTGGCAAGCCAGCGCATCGGCCACGATGCCGCGGCGATGCTGGCCGAGATGATGCAGGGGGGCCAGCCGCCGGCCGTGGCGGTGCGGATCCCGCCAATTTGCGTCACCGGCAAACAGTCGACCGACATGCTGGCGATCGACGACCAGTTGATCGTCCGCGCGGTGCGGTTCATCCAGGTTCACGCCTACCAGGGGATCGTCGTCGAGGACGTGCTGCGCGAGGTGCCGGTGTCGCGTAGATACCTGGAACTGCAGTTCAAGCGCTACTTCGGCCGATTGCCTGCGGAGGAGATTCGCCGGTTGCGGCTCGATCGGGGGCGGGAGCTGCTCGCCCAAAACGACATGTCGGTCGACGCCGTGGCCGAAGCGTGCGGGTACGCGGGCGCCACGCAGTTCGGCGTCGCGTTTCGCAAACGATTTGGGATGACGCCGCTCGGCTTTCGGAAACACCTGCGGCAAGGAGGCGCCGCGGCAAGCGCGTGA
- a CDS encoding anhydro-N-acetylmuramic acid kinase: MAAPQLTRAIGLISSSAGDAVEAAVIDTDGRDEIFPRGGVSLPYDESLRWRILEATHNDLPTTEMLRLEKQLTAYHAAAFAELRQACPDDVAAAQLIGFQGHTIRHLPAEGLTLQLGNPWQLAEATGLPVVSDFRRHDMATGGQGAPLAAMFHWALMAREPRPALMLNLASVASVTWLSKQNEIIAGDTGPGIGLLNEWVEEMAGLPHDMDGVLSSAGRVDGEVVRQALETPFFARPLPKAVGRYDFDHIDVSNLSIEDGAATLCAISVEAFAAAAKKLPELSPLLWITGVGSEHPVLVRMLGEHFPTVRNVSERGLNPRTMAAECFAWMAVRHVRRLPVTTPETTGCRSADCAGFITLP; the protein is encoded by the coding sequence GTGGCGGCGCCCCAACTTACTCGTGCCATCGGACTGATCAGCTCGTCGGCTGGAGATGCGGTCGAAGCGGCGGTCATCGACACCGACGGCCGTGACGAGATTTTCCCCCGCGGGGGCGTCTCGTTGCCGTACGACGAGAGTCTCCGTTGGCGGATTCTCGAGGCGACTCACAACGATCTGCCGACGACCGAAATGCTGCGGCTCGAGAAGCAACTCACCGCGTATCATGCCGCGGCGTTCGCCGAGCTGCGGCAGGCCTGCCCCGACGACGTCGCCGCGGCGCAGTTGATTGGGTTCCAGGGGCACACGATTCGCCACCTTCCTGCCGAGGGTCTCACCCTTCAGCTCGGCAACCCGTGGCAGTTGGCCGAGGCGACGGGGCTGCCGGTGGTGAGCGACTTTCGTCGGCACGACATGGCGACCGGGGGCCAGGGCGCCCCGCTGGCGGCGATGTTTCATTGGGCGCTCATGGCCCGGGAGCCGCGGCCGGCGCTCATGCTCAACCTGGCGTCGGTCGCCAGCGTCACTTGGCTAAGCAAGCAGAACGAAATCATCGCCGGCGATACGGGGCCCGGCATTGGTCTGCTCAACGAGTGGGTCGAGGAGATGGCCGGCCTGCCGCACGACATGGACGGCGTCCTCTCGTCAGCCGGACGAGTCGATGGCGAGGTCGTTCGGCAGGCGCTGGAGACTCCCTTCTTCGCTCGTCCGCTACCCAAGGCGGTCGGGCGATATGACTTCGATCACATTGACGTCTCGAACCTGAGCATCGAAGACGGCGCCGCGACGTTGTGCGCGATTAGCGTCGAAGCATTCGCCGCCGCGGCGAAGAAGCTTCCCGAGTTGTCCCCCCTGCTCTGGATCACCGGCGTCGGCAGCGAGCACCCGGTCCTGGTTCGCATGCTCGGCGAACACTTCCCGACGGTACGCAACGTCTCCGAGCGCGGACTCAACCCCCGCACCATGGCGGCCGAGTGCTTTGCTTGGATGGCCGTTCGGCACGTGCGGCGGCTCCCCGTCACCACGCCCGAAACCACCGGCTGTCGTTCGGCCGACTGCGCCGGTTTCATCACCCTGCCGTAG
- a CDS encoding Gfo/Idh/MocA family oxidoreductase: protein MSTHLGIIGAGAIGRKHAEAARKVGVAVRWVVDPCRERAEDLAATCGAEALASPEPLWGDAVVGAVIVGAPNKWHAELAVAALEAGKDVLLEKPMGTSVAECRRINAAAQAGDRVLQLGFVHRYTGVGRTAERLARAGACGEIYHARAQLRLRRGVPGLGKWFTTKEIAGGGALIDVGVHLVDLALHVLGYPEIREVMGQTYATFGRWMRDYVYQDMWAGPPDYDGVCDVEDAAHAFIRFVSGATLALDVAWAGNFPEASVPASSMGFFGDRGGMAFELFGDHVDLTREVDGAVADERIDAPETDFYYDQLVDFLEAVATRRVAGASGAHGERVQSIVESIYADSIDRG, encoded by the coding sequence ATGTCGACGCATCTTGGAATCATCGGGGCCGGCGCGATCGGTCGGAAGCATGCCGAGGCGGCCCGCAAGGTCGGCGTCGCGGTGCGGTGGGTTGTCGACCCCTGTCGAGAACGCGCCGAAGATCTCGCTGCGACGTGCGGGGCCGAAGCGCTCGCGAGCCCCGAACCGTTGTGGGGCGATGCCGTCGTCGGCGCCGTGATCGTCGGCGCGCCGAACAAGTGGCACGCCGAGTTGGCCGTCGCCGCGCTCGAGGCGGGCAAGGACGTGCTCCTGGAAAAGCCGATGGGGACCTCCGTCGCCGAGTGCCGACGAATCAACGCCGCTGCGCAGGCCGGCGACCGTGTGTTGCAGCTCGGGTTCGTCCATCGCTACACCGGCGTCGGCCGTACGGCAGAGCGTCTCGCTCGCGCGGGAGCGTGCGGCGAGATCTACCACGCTCGGGCCCAACTGCGCCTCCGTCGCGGCGTGCCGGGCCTCGGCAAGTGGTTCACGACCAAGGAGATCGCCGGCGGCGGGGCCTTGATCGACGTCGGGGTTCACCTCGTCGATCTCGCTTTGCACGTGCTCGGTTATCCCGAGATTCGCGAGGTCATGGGACAGACCTACGCGACCTTCGGCAGGTGGATGCGCGACTACGTTTACCAGGACATGTGGGCCGGGCCGCCCGACTACGACGGGGTGTGCGACGTCGAGGACGCGGCGCACGCCTTCATCCGATTCGTCAGCGGCGCCACGCTCGCGCTCGACGTCGCCTGGGCCGGCAACTTTCCCGAAGCGTCGGTTCCGGCGTCCTCGATGGGATTTTTCGGCGATCGCGGGGGGATGGCCTTCGAACTGTTCGGCGACCACGTCGACCTGACTCGCGAGGTCGACGGCGCCGTCGCGGACGAGCGGATCGACGCCCCCGAGACTGACTTCTACTACGACCAACTCGTCGACTTCCTGGAAGCCGTTGCGACGCGCCGCGTCGCCGGCGCCAGCGGCGCCCACGGCGAGAGGGTTCAATCGATCGTCGAATCGATCTACGCCGACAGCATCGACCGCGGGTGA
- a CDS encoding sigma-70 family RNA polymerase sigma factor yields the protein MWPEKEKTEQLLAGAQHGDDDAVNRLLDRHREAVRRLIDLRMDRVLKRRVDASDIVQEVMIEASRRLSDYLANPIMPFHLWLRQMAKDRLIDAHRRHRQTARRSMDREQPLVAAAGDDSSVDLVAQLSDAELTPAAAATWNELQRRFEEACSQLDDHDQEIVVMRHFEHLSNSEAAEALGLSAQAASMRYLRAMRRLRQLMAGDEPEA from the coding sequence ATGTGGCCCGAAAAAGAAAAAACCGAGCAGCTTCTCGCCGGCGCCCAGCATGGGGACGACGACGCGGTCAACCGGCTGCTCGATCGTCATCGCGAGGCCGTGCGTCGGCTCATCGACCTGCGCATGGATCGCGTGCTCAAACGCCGCGTCGACGCCAGCGACATCGTGCAGGAAGTGATGATCGAGGCGAGTCGCCGCTTGAGCGACTATCTGGCCAATCCGATCATGCCGTTCCACTTGTGGCTGCGGCAAATGGCCAAGGACCGGCTCATCGACGCCCATCGACGGCATCGCCAGACGGCTCGGCGCAGCATGGATCGCGAGCAACCGCTGGTGGCCGCGGCTGGCGACGACTCGTCGGTCGACCTGGTCGCGCAACTCAGCGACGCCGAACTGACCCCCGCTGCGGCTGCGACCTGGAACGAACTGCAGCGCCGCTTCGAGGAGGCGTGCAGCCAACTCGACGATCACGATCAGGAGATCGTCGTCATGCGGCACTTCGAGCATCTTTCGAACAGCGAGGCCGCCGAAGCCCTGGGCCTCTCGGCCCAAGCGGCGAGCATGCGCTACCTGCGCGCAATGCGACGCCTCAGGCAACTCATGGCCGGCGACGAACCGGAAGCGTGA
- a CDS encoding BBP7 family outer membrane beta-barrel protein — MLLDRFASLRLVRPSLALAILACAGVETFAQTNAGRGAATPSRRDRVRTADAAMTDADKAAGRALDSLFADRPPADPLADAAAGAMGVKQSQALRRSGFEGTLVHNPDQSDGNPPYALTDRYGGIVRYVEPVPGIELDRYVGQTVGVLRDTGHTLLASQLNLPRTAGSRPAALGGVTLAQHVESVPPGMVVEEGAEMLSMPEGEDPLYLDDGLDFHSHRMHMDGGCPQCGSMICPPGGCGFGARPIFYARGDYMLMWAKGMQIPPLVVRGEVNDNNTPAVPGDDFFDNAFVVYGNEEILKRDRSGGRVILGYWLDDYGQLGIEGEYLGLGNVSERFTDGGNGTFPIVGRPFIDATTGFDAVEDVSFPGIMGTVTVDSESQFQSAGIRLRRNLCCVSGCGPDCGDCVGCGSAVGHGGLLADPFFPMFARGSRHVDFLAGVRWVQLKENLRIVEDLEETATPNTTFLLTDNFATSNEFFGGELGFIWEWRDRRWALDVLTKMALGNNRQQVAISGSTLRDRGTTIETLKEDSGLLAQPSNVGVYDRNVFAVVPEIGVTLGYDITQRLRFNVGYSFIYWSRVARPGEQIDLEVNPDFLDFDPDAPPVIPARPRFEWRDSDFWVQGVTLGFLYQY; from the coding sequence ATGCTTCTCGATCGATTTGCCTCGTTACGCCTCGTTCGTCCCAGCCTCGCGCTGGCGATTCTCGCCTGCGCCGGGGTCGAGACGTTCGCCCAAACCAACGCCGGACGCGGCGCCGCGACCCCCTCGCGACGCGATCGAGTCCGCACGGCCGACGCCGCAATGACCGACGCCGACAAGGCCGCGGGCCGGGCGCTCGACTCGCTGTTCGCCGACCGCCCGCCGGCCGACCCCCTGGCCGACGCCGCCGCGGGGGCGATGGGAGTCAAGCAAAGTCAGGCGCTGCGCCGCAGCGGGTTCGAGGGGACGCTCGTCCACAACCCCGACCAGTCCGACGGCAATCCCCCCTACGCCCTGACCGATCGCTACGGCGGCATCGTGCGATACGTCGAGCCTGTCCCCGGGATCGAACTCGACCGGTACGTGGGGCAGACGGTCGGCGTGCTGCGCGACACGGGGCACACGCTCCTGGCCAGTCAACTCAATTTGCCGCGCACCGCAGGCTCGCGTCCCGCGGCGCTCGGCGGCGTGACGCTTGCGCAGCACGTCGAATCGGTCCCTCCCGGGATGGTCGTCGAAGAGGGCGCCGAAATGTTGTCCATGCCCGAGGGAGAGGATCCGCTCTACTTGGACGACGGACTCGACTTCCACTCGCATCGTATGCACATGGACGGGGGCTGTCCGCAGTGCGGCAGCATGATTTGCCCCCCGGGGGGCTGCGGATTCGGCGCCCGGCCGATCTTCTACGCCCGCGGCGACTACATGCTGATGTGGGCCAAGGGGATGCAGATCCCCCCGCTGGTGGTTCGCGGCGAAGTCAATGACAACAACACCCCCGCCGTTCCCGGCGACGACTTCTTCGACAACGCGTTCGTCGTCTACGGCAACGAGGAAATCCTCAAACGCGATCGGAGCGGCGGCCGAGTCATTCTCGGCTACTGGCTGGACGACTACGGCCAATTGGGGATCGAGGGCGAATACCTCGGCCTGGGCAACGTCTCCGAACGATTCACCGACGGCGGCAACGGAACCTTCCCCATCGTCGGCCGGCCGTTCATCGACGCCACGACCGGGTTCGACGCGGTCGAGGACGTGTCGTTCCCCGGCATCATGGGGACCGTCACCGTCGATTCGGAGAGCCAGTTTCAGTCGGCCGGCATTCGGCTGCGACGAAACCTGTGCTGCGTCTCCGGCTGCGGGCCCGATTGCGGCGACTGCGTCGGGTGCGGCAGCGCCGTCGGTCACGGCGGGCTACTGGCCGATCCGTTCTTCCCGATGTTCGCCCGCGGCTCGCGGCACGTCGATTTCCTGGCCGGCGTGCGATGGGTGCAGCTCAAGGAAAACCTGCGGATCGTCGAGGACCTGGAAGAAACAGCCACGCCCAACACGACTTTCTTGCTGACCGACAACTTTGCGACGAGCAACGAATTCTTTGGCGGCGAGCTGGGATTCATATGGGAATGGCGCGATCGCCGCTGGGCACTCGACGTGCTTACGAAGATGGCTCTGGGAAACAATCGGCAGCAGGTCGCCATCAGCGGCTCGACCTTGCGCGACCGCGGCACGACGATCGAAACGCTCAAGGAAGACAGCGGGTTGTTGGCTCAGCCATCGAACGTGGGAGTCTACGATCGCAACGTGTTCGCCGTGGTCCCCGAGATCGGCGTGACGCTGGGGTACGACATCACCCAACGGTTGAGGTTCAACGTCGGCTACTCGTTCATCTACTGGAGTCGCGTGGCCCGGCCCGGCGAGCAGATCGACCTGGAAGTGAACCCCGATTTCCTCGACTTCGACCCCGACGCGCCCCCGGTGATTCCGGCTCGGCCGCGGTTCGAGTGGCGAGATTCCGACTTCTGGGTCCAGGGCGTGACGCTCGGGTTCTTGTACCAGTATTGA